A window of the bacterium genome harbors these coding sequences:
- a CDS encoding site-specific DNA-methyltransferase — protein sequence MESIVLPPIVPFKPYYSDEAVTIYNADCRQVLPFLQRFDLLLTDPPYGIGFAAQPTKWQRRAGQKAEAWDNETPAAWTVQQMVEACDDAIVWGGNYYGLYPSRCWLSWHKPDAPPSMSNVEYAWTSMDKNSRQMTHSISATNAERVGHPTQKPLAIMRWCLSMASEAATVLDPFAGSGTTGVAAKLDGRKATLIEISEEYCEKAANRLQQGVLF from the coding sequence ATGGAATCAATTGTTCTACCGCCTATCGTCCCTTTCAAGCCGTATTACAGCGATGAAGCGGTAACGATTTATAACGCAGATTGCAGGCAGGTTTTGCCATTCCTTCAGCGGTTCGATTTGCTTTTGACCGACCCGCCCTACGGGATTGGGTTTGCAGCACAGCCTACGAAGTGGCAGCGGAGAGCAGGGCAAAAGGCGGAAGCGTGGGACAACGAAACGCCAGCGGCGTGGACGGTTCAGCAAATGGTTGAGGCTTGCGACGATGCGATTGTGTGGGGCGGGAATTACTACGGGTTGTACCCGTCTCGATGTTGGCTGAGTTGGCACAAGCCAGACGCGCCACCGAGCATGTCAAACGTGGAGTATGCCTGGACAAGCATGGACAAGAACAGCCGCCAAATGACGCACAGCATTTCTGCAACGAATGCGGAGCGTGTTGGCCATCCAACGCAGAAGCCGCTCGCGATCATGCGGTGGTGTTTGTCGATGGCATCGGAAGCGGCGACCGTGCTGGACCCCTTCGCGGGGAGCGGGACAACGGGAGTTGCGGCGAAGCTCGACGGACGCAAAGCGACGTTGATCGAGATTAGCGAGGAGTATTGCGAAAAGGCTGCCAACCGATTACAGCAGGGAGTGCTATTTTAG
- a CDS encoding site-specific DNA-methyltransferase translates to MESIVLPPIVPFKPYYSDESVTIYNADCRQVLPFLGRFDLLLTDPPYGMKRDGKPPSTSSHGGHKGYAFMGWDNEPPSRYVFDMMFEASTEQVIWGANFFPEYVRGSMGWLFWDKGQRIDQSDGELAYSSRNAAFRVFELNRSAIARDGAVHPTQKPLALMRWCLSMFVDAVTVLDPFAGSGTTGVAAKLEGRQATLIEISEEYCEKAANRLQQGVLF, encoded by the coding sequence ATGGAATCAATTGTTCTACCGCCTATCGTCCCTTTCAAGCCGTACTACAGCGATGAATCGGTAACGATTTACAACGCAGATTGCAGACAGGTTTTGCCATTCCTCGGACGGTTCGATTTACTATTGACGGACCCACCGTATGGAATGAAGCGAGACGGAAAGCCGCCGTCAACGTCGAGCCACGGCGGGCATAAAGGATACGCATTCATGGGGTGGGACAACGAGCCACCTAGCCGATACGTGTTCGACATGATGTTTGAGGCATCGACGGAGCAAGTTATTTGGGGAGCTAATTTTTTCCCTGAGTATGTTCGCGGTTCGATGGGATGGTTGTTTTGGGACAAGGGGCAACGTATCGACCAAAGCGATGGCGAGTTAGCGTACAGCAGCCGCAATGCGGCGTTTCGAGTGTTCGAGTTGAATCGGTCGGCGATAGCGCGAGATGGTGCAGTGCATCCAACGCAGAAGCCTTTGGCGTTAATGCGGTGGTGCCTGTCTATGTTTGTGGATGCGGTGACGGTTCTGGACCCGTTCGCAGGGAGCGGGACAACGGGAGTTGCGGCGAAGCTTGAAGGACGCCAAGCGACGTTGATCGAGATTAGCGAAGAGTATTGCGAAAAGGCTGCGAATCGGTTGCAGCAGGGCGTGCTATTTTAG
- the dcm gene encoding DNA (cytosine-5-)-methyltransferase, whose product MLYGSLFSGIGGMDLGFDRAGMKCAWQVEIDPYARRVLEKHWPKVPKHDDIKTFTGAQHVDVIAGGFPCQDVSSSGKRAGLDGERSGLFYEFSRVISELGPRFVVMENVADLVVRGLPRVLGELASLGYDAEWHCIPAADFGVPQGRDRIWIVANANSGRFAASEKRNSAREVISKRPDDDGLVEAQRRARDVAPRECRVANGVSKGMDRVRCLGNSVVPQVAEWIARRIVQSI is encoded by the coding sequence TTGTTATATGGCTCGCTGTTTTCAGGGATTGGCGGGATGGATTTGGGGTTCGATCGAGCAGGGATGAAATGTGCGTGGCAGGTCGAGATTGATCCATACGCTAGACGGGTTTTAGAGAAGCACTGGCCAAAGGTTCCGAAGCATGACGACATCAAGACGTTTACCGGCGCTCAGCACGTGGATGTTATTGCCGGTGGGTTCCCATGCCAAGACGTTAGCAGCAGTGGAAAACGCGCAGGATTGGACGGTGAACGAAGTGGATTATTCTACGAGTTCTCGAGAGTCATTAGCGAACTGGGACCACGTTTTGTCGTCATGGAAAACGTCGCAGATCTCGTTGTTCGGGGGCTACCTCGAGTTCTCGGGGAGCTGGCCTCGCTCGGGTATGATGCGGAGTGGCACTGCATACCGGCTGCCGACTTTGGCGTGCCGCAAGGCAGGGACCGCATTTGGATTGTTGCCAACGCTAACAGCGGGAGATTCGCGGCAAGCGAGAAACGCAACAGCGCCAGGGAGGTCATTAGCAAACGGCCAGACGATGACGGACTGGTTGAGGCTCAACGTCGGGCGAGGGATGTTGCACCCAGAGAGTGCCGAGTGGCTAATGGGGTTTCCAAAGGGATGGACAGAGTTAGATGCTTAGGGAATTCGGTTGTACCGCAAGTCGCAGAGTGGATTGCTCGAAGAATAGTTCAGTCCATATAA
- the csrA gene encoding carbon storage regulator CsrA has translation MLVLSRHINERIVIGDDVVITVVDIRGDKVRIGIEAPNATPVHRQEVYDAIKRITDDNDTRPAA, from the coding sequence ATGTTAGTTTTATCTCGGCATATCAACGAACGCATCGTAATCGGTGATGACGTGGTTATCACAGTCGTCGACATACGTGGCGATAAGGTGCGAATCGGCATTGAAGCTCCGAACGCTACGCCTGTGCATCGACAAGAGGTCTATGACGCGATCAAGCGCATCACAGACGACAACGACACACGGCCAGCGGCGTAG